One window of the Diceros bicornis minor isolate mBicDic1 chromosome 40, mDicBic1.mat.cur, whole genome shotgun sequence genome contains the following:
- the NT5DC4 gene encoding 5'-nucleotidase domain-containing protein 4, producing MDSMEPRGKPRGLVSSQDPEQDWHQWIFVNRSLALGKIRCFGFDMDYTLAAYKSPAYEALAFELLLERLVCIGYPHEILRYTYDPAFPTRGLVFDALYGNLLKVDAHGNVLLGTHGFTFLSDHPLPRAEIWSFYPSKFIQRDNLQRFHILNTLFNLPETYLYACLVDFFSGCSRYTNCDTGYQHGNLFMSFRSLFQDVTEAMDNVHHSGCLKEKTLEDLEKYVEKDARIPILLGKMKEVGKVFLATNSSYNYTDAIMTYLFGVGEAEASARPWRSYFDLIVVDTHKPRFFAEGTVLRQVNTVMAGAEDSGKLRVGTYTGPHQHCAVYSGGSSDVVCQLLGVRGKDILYIGDHVFGDILKSKKQQGWRTCLVVPELSWELDIWAREKERMAELKRLDMHLAELYQHMDGSSCGLQVINSTKREIQMPHELVVEQERTSLDSAFCLLSCSQKVSC from the exons ATGGACAGTATGGAGCCCAGAGGGAAGCCACGGGGCCTGGTTTCTTCTCAAGACCCGGAGCAGGACTGGCACCAGTG gaTTTTTGTCAACCGCAGCCTGGCGCTGGGGAAGATTCGCTGCTTTGGCTTTGACATGGACTACACTCTGGCtg CCTACAAGTCCCCGGCCTATGAGGCACTGGCCTTCGAGCTGCTGCTGGAGCGCCTGGTGTGCATCGGGTACCCGCACGAGATCCTGCGCTACACCTAcgaccctgccttccccactag GGGGCTGGTGTTTGATGCGCTCTATGGGAACCTGCTGAAGGTGGACGCCCATGGGAACGTGCTGCTGGGCACACACGGCTTCACCTTCCTCTCAGA ccaccccctccccagggcGGAGATCTGGAGTTTCTACCCCAGCAAGTTCATTCAGAGGGACAATCTGCAGCGGTTCCACATCCTCAACACACTCTTCAACCTGCCTG AAACCTACCTCTATGCCTGCCTGGTGGACTTCTTCTCCGGCTGCTCCCGTTATACCAA CTGTGACACCGGCTATCAGCATGGGAACCTCTTCATGTCCTTCCGAAGCCTCTTCCAGGATGTGACTGAAGCCATGGATAACGTCCACCATTCG GGCTGTCTCAAGGAGAAGACCCTGGAGGACTTGGAGAAGTACGTGGAGAAGGAC GCGCGAATCCCCATCCTGCTGGGCAAGATGAAGGAGGTTGGGAAAGTGTTTCTGGCCACCAACAGCAGCTACAACTACACCGAC GCCATCATGACCTACCTGTTTGGCGTTGGTGAG GCCGAGGCCTCAGCCAGGCCCTGGAGGTCCTACTTCGACCTGATTGTGGTGGACACGCACAAGCCCCGCTTCTTTGCGGAGGGAACCGTGCTGAGACAGGTCAACACGGTAATGGCAGGGGCTG AGGACTCGGGCAAGCTCCGCGTGGGCACCTACACGGGGCCGCACCAGCACTGTGCTGTCTACTCTGGAG GCTCGTCGGATGTGGTGTGCCAGCTGCTCGGGGTGCGGGGGAAGGACATCCTGTACATCGGGGACCACGTCTTTGGGGACATCCTCAAGTCCAAGAAGCAACAGGGCTGGCGGACTTGCCTGGTGGTTCCTGAGCTGTCCTGGGAGCTGGACATCTGGGCCCGAGAGAAGG AGCGGATGGCGGAGCTGAAAAGGCTGGACATGCACCTGGCCGAGTTATACCA GCACATGGATGGGAGCAGTTGTGGGCTGCAAGTCATCAACTCCACCAAGAGGGAGATTCAG ATGCCCCATGAGTTAGTTGTGGAGCAAGAACGGACCAGTCTGGATTCTGCCTTCTgcctcctctcctgcagccagaaGGTGAGTTGTTAG